A portion of the Cryptomeria japonica chromosome 5, Sugi_1.0, whole genome shotgun sequence genome contains these proteins:
- the LOC131876086 gene encoding brassinosteroid-responsive RING protein 1-like: MGLPAGLRNIAIPRVLLYLALALAYVETGIYWFLSGIGLSEAPQEEINLWREFSEISSAISSSSGQIIKRRLSVITFRKVAEKLIEIEEDFVCAVCLRSFEEDDEIRELRNCCHIFHRNCLDKWIDNNQDTCPVCRCALYRQIQSVDK; the protein is encoded by the coding sequence ATGGGACTTCCTGCAGGTCTTCGTAATATCGCTATACCCAGAGTGCTGCTTTACTTGGCATTAGCCCTGGCTTATGTAGAGACTGGAATTTATTGGTTTCTTTCTGGTATTGGGCTGAGCGAGGCACCACAAGAAGAGATCAATCTTTGGCGAGAATTCTCAGAAATTTCTTCTGCCATTTCTTCTTCTTCAGGGCAGATAATTAAGCGTAGGTTGTCTGTCATAACTTTCCGAAAGGTTGCAGAGAAGTTGATTGAAATTGAAGAGGATTTTGTATGCGCGGTCTGCTTGAGGTCTTTCGAAGAAGATGATGAAATCCGAGAGTTGCGCAATTGCTGCCACATTTTTCACAGAAATTGTTTGGATAAATGGATTGATAACAATCAGGATACCTGCCCTGTCTGCAGATGTGCTCTGTATCGTCAGATTCAAAGTGTTGATAAATGA